Part of the Silvimonas iriomotensis genome, GCCTGCGCATCACCACCGTGCAAGCCATCGGGCTGACCACCGTGGCGGCGTTGATCGGCGCGGGCGGGTTTGGCGCCATCCTGTTTCAGGGCTTGCTCAGCAGCGCGCTGGATCTGGTTTTGCTGGGGGCGATGCCGGTTATCGCACTGGCCATCGCCGCCGACGCGTTGTTCAAGTTGCTGGTTTCGATATGGGGAGTGCGCGGGCAATGATCGAATTTGAACGCGTCAGCAAACGCTTTGGCGACTTCCTGGCCGTGGATGAACTCTCGCTGCGCCTGGCGGATGGTGAATTCACCGTGCTGATCGGCCGGTCGGGCTCGGGCAAATCCACCACCTTGAAGATGATCAACCGGCTGGTGCCGCATGACAGCGGGCGCATCCTGTTTGCCGGCAAAGAGATCAACCATTTTCGTGAAGAAGACCTGCGCCGGCGCATGGGCTACGCCATCCAGTCAATCGGGCTGTTTCCGCACCGGACCGTGGCGCAGAACATTGCCACCGTGCCGGCCTTGCTCAAGTGGCCCAAAGCACGCATCGCCGGGCGGGTGGATGAACTGCTGCATCTGCTGGGGCTGGACCCGGCCGCCTTTGCCAGCCGCTATCCGCATCAGCTTTCTGGCGGGCAGCAACAGCGCGTGGGCGTCGCGCGGGCGCTGGCGGCAGACCCGGAAGTCTTGCTGATGGATGAACCCTTTGGCGCGCTCGACCCGGTGACGCGCAGCGCCCTGCAGGCAGAAATCGCCCGCATCCATCAGGTCTCGGGCAAGGCCATTGTGCTGGTGACGCATGATATTGATGAAGCCCTGTTGCTGGCCGACCGGATTGTCATGCTCGACCGTGGCCGTGTGGTGCAAGACGGCACACCACGGCAAATTCTGCTGGAACCGGCCAGCGACGCCGTCACCCGTTTTGTCGGACGCACTGAAGTGGGCCTCAAACTGCTGGGGCTGGATCAGGTGCACAGCCGCATGCGGGCGGCCACCGCCGGGCCGGCGCCGGGCGTGTCCCGCACCGCCACGCTGCGGGAGGCGCTCTCGCTGCTGATTGCCAATCACGCCGAACAACTGCCGGTGGTGGATGAACACGGCCAGACCGTGGGCAGCATTCATGTGGCAGACCTGCTGGATGTCGCCGCATGACGCATCCGCGCCGCTGGTGGTCAGACCCCTTGCTGTGGACTGGCGCCCTGTTTCTGGCGCTGATGTTCGGCATGGCGCATCTGGCACCGCTTTTTCACGCGCTCTTTCCGGAACAAGAACGCCCCATCTACACCCAGGCAAGCTTCCCGCAACTGGTGCTGGCCCATGTGCTGATTGTCGGGGTATCCAGCGCCATTGCCGTCGTGCTGGGTGGCGGCGCGGGCTTGCTGGTCACGCGGGAAGGCGGGCGGGATTTTCGCCCTTTGCTGGAAACCATTGTCGCCATCGGCCAGACCTTCCCGCCCGTGGCGGTGCTGGCAGTGGCGGTTCCCCTGATCGGGTTCGGCGTCAAACCGGCGATCATCGCCCTGGCGTTGTATGGCTTGCTGCCCGTGGTCCAGAGCACCATTGCCGGGCTGGAATCCGTACCGCCGCCGGTGGTGGAAGCCGCGCGCGGGCTGGGGCTGAGCCGCTGGCAGCTGCTTCGGCAAGTGGAATTACCGCTGGCCTTGCCGGTCTGGCTGGCCGGCGTCAGAACCTCGGTCATCATTAACATCGGTACGGCTGCGATCGCCTCGACGGTTGGCACGCCGACGCTGGGTTCTCCCATCATTGTCGGCTTGAGCGGTTTTAATACCGCCTATATTGTAGAAGGAGCCCTGCTGGCAGGGTTACTGGCAGTCGTGACGGATCTGGCATTTGAACGGTTGATGATCCGCTCACAAGCATGGCGGCTGGCGAGCATGCCACCCAATCGCCCCATAACAAGCGCATCGTCTGCCAGTGCGCAAAGCAGATAGAGGCCGAGATGAAGGTTTCGTTGCCCATGTATTTTGCCGGGCCGGGAGACACCGCGCGCTTGTGGCACGCGCTCAGAGCCGAGTTGATCAACCACGAAATCATCGGCGCGCCTGACGAGGTGATCTGGCCGGACGACCTGGTCGAGCACTGGCTGGACCCGGACCTGCTGCTCAGCCAGACCTGCAGTTATCCGCTGATGACTGTGCTGAAAGACAAGGTACAGAGCGTTGGCTACTTTCATTACGATGCGCCCGGGTGCGACGGGCCGTTCTATTGCAGCATGCTGGTGGCCCGTGACGATGACGCCCGCACCAGCCTGAGCGATTTCCGGGGCGCCACGGTGGCCTATAACAGCCGTGATTCGCACTCCGGTTACAACAGTCTGCGGGCACTGGCGGCGCCGTTATCGTTCGGTGGCCAGTTTTTCGCTCACGCGCTCGCTACCGGTAGCCACGCCCGTTCCATCGAATATATCCGCGCCGGGCAGGCGGATATCGCCGCCATTGATTGCGTT contains:
- a CDS encoding ABC transporter permease codes for the protein MTHPRRWWSDPLLWTGALFLALMFGMAHLAPLFHALFPEQERPIYTQASFPQLVLAHVLIVGVSSAIAVVLGGGAGLLVTREGGRDFRPLLETIVAIGQTFPPVAVLAVAVPLIGFGVKPAIIALALYGLLPVVQSTIAGLESVPPPVVEAARGLGLSRWQLLRQVELPLALPVWLAGVRTSVIINIGTAAIASTVGTPTLGSPIIVGLSGFNTAYIVEGALLAGLLAVVTDLAFERLMIRSQAWRLASMPPNRPITSASSASAQSR
- a CDS encoding phosphate/phosphite/phosphonate ABC transporter substrate-binding protein, whose product is MKVSLPMYFAGPGDTARLWHALRAELINHEIIGAPDEVIWPDDLVEHWLDPDLLLSQTCSYPLMTVLKDKVQSVGYFHYDAPGCDGPFYCSMLVARDDDARTSLSDFRGATVAYNSRDSHSGYNSLRALAAPLSFGGQFFAHALATGSHARSIEYIRAGQADIAAIDCVTLALLQRHQPEAAEGIRIIGQTAPSPGLPLITGIATSADQLWMMRLALAHACANPDLATALTPFGITGFSVLPDSVCHVVAEMEQEAADYGYLQL
- a CDS encoding ABC transporter ATP-binding protein codes for the protein MIEFERVSKRFGDFLAVDELSLRLADGEFTVLIGRSGSGKSTTLKMINRLVPHDSGRILFAGKEINHFREEDLRRRMGYAIQSIGLFPHRTVAQNIATVPALLKWPKARIAGRVDELLHLLGLDPAAFASRYPHQLSGGQQQRVGVARALAADPEVLLMDEPFGALDPVTRSALQAEIARIHQVSGKAIVLVTHDIDEALLLADRIVMLDRGRVVQDGTPRQILLEPASDAVTRFVGRTEVGLKLLGLDQVHSRMRAATAGPAPGVSRTATLREALSLLIANHAEQLPVVDEHGQTVGSIHVADLLDVAA